The Flavobacterium johnsoniae genomic sequence ATAGTTGCATTTTCATCTAATAACGCTGCTTGATTTTGAGCGAAATATCCAATTTGTGCATTATGTCCGATTTCAACACTTCCAGAATCAACGCCGATTTCTTTCATAATTGCTTTAATCATCGTTGATTTACCTTCACCATTTTTTCCAACAAATGCTACTTTCTGACCGCGTTCGATTACAATATTCGCATCTTTAAAAACTACATGATCACCATACGATTTAGACATTTCTTTTACAACAACAGGATATTGCCCAGAACGTGCCGCTGGTGGGAATTTTAAACGCAATGCAGATGTATCTACTTCATCAACTTGAACAATTTCTAATTTTTCAAGCATTTTTACACGAGATTGAACTGCATCTGTTTTTGAAAAAGTTCCTTTAAAACGCTCAATAAAAGCACGGTTTTCAGCAATCATTTTTTGCTGTTCATCGTAAGCTTTCTGTTGGTGAATACGACGATCTTTTCTCAATTCTAAATAATGAGTGTATTTTGCTTTATAATCATAGATTCTACCCATTGTAACTTCAATAGTACGGTTTGTAATATTATCTACAAACGCTCTATCGTGAGAAATAACCACAACTGCCTTGGCTTGATTCAACAAGAAATCTTCTAACCATTGAATACTTTCAATATCCATGTGGTTTGTTGGCTCATCCAGCAAAATTAAATCTGGTTTTCTCAATAAAATCTTAGCCAATTCGATACGCATTCTCCAACCTCCAGAAAATTCTGAAGTCTGACGCGTAAAATCTTCACGTTCAAAACCTAAACCAACTAATATTTTTTCAACTTCAGCTTCGTAATTTATTTCTTCGATAGCATAAAATTTTTCGCTTAAGTCTGAAACTCTTTCGATTAATTTCATGTATTCGTCACTTTCGTAATCCGTACGAACAGTTAATTGCTCATTGATTTCGTCAATTTCAGCTTTCATTTTAAAAACTTCACTAAAAGCTTTAGATGCTTCTTCCATAACAGTTGCGCCATCTTCAGTAAGCAAATGTTGTGGCAAATAAGCAATTACAGCTTCTTTTGGAGCAGAAATACTTCCAGTTGAAGGTTTATTTACACCAGCAATTATTTTTAAAAGTGTAGATTTTCCTGCACCATTTTTACCCATAAGGGCAATTTTATCATTTTCATTAATAGCAAAAGAAACATCGCTAAAAAGTGTAGTTCCACCAAACTGAACCGAAATATCGTTAACTGTAATCATTTGTTTTTGTGAATTTTGTTTTATCGGTTAATCGTTAAGCTGACTACCCATTTTTTTTGTGGTGCAAAGATAGATTTAATTAGATAATGTGCCAATTTGAAAATTAGATAATTTTGAGAATCTGTTAATTTGAAAATGTGACGATTAGATAATTATTCAAACCCGCAGAAAATGAAACCTGACTGATTATATTCTATTTCCAAATTTTAATATTAACTTGTACAATAATTCAAAAATCAGCAAATATGAAAGCGAACTTAAATCTAACCTTTTATTTAATTGCAGGATTACTATTTGGACTTTCTGCAAATGCACAAAAAACTGTAATTAAAAAAGAAGCGCTTCCAGCAAACGCACAAACATTCTTAAAAACTCATTTTGGATCGAAAAAACCGAGTTATATATTAGAAGAAAAAGAATTTCTTTCTACAGAATACAACGTTCAATTTGACAAACAGCTTGAAATTGAATTTGACAAGAAAGGAAACTGGAAAGAAGTCGATGGCAAAAATTCCAGAATTCCAAAATCTATTATTCCTAAAAAAATTGCTTCTTACATCAAAATAAATTTCCCTAAAGAAAAAGTTACCAAAATAGAAATTGAAAGTTCAGGTTACGAGACAAAACTTAGTAACGGTTTAGAATTGAAATTCAACTTAAAAGAAGATTTTATTAAGATTGACAAATAATATTAGCCACAGATTAAAGGATTAAAAAGATTTTTTTTCAAGGCTTAAAAATAACAATCCGTGAAAATCCTTTTAATCTTTGGCAAAAAAAAATAAACCCAACAGGTTTTAAAAACCTGTCGAGTTTGCAATAATTATCTAATTTTCAAATTGACTAATTATCTAATTAATCTTTTCTCCATTTTTTAGTTTCTTCAAAAATGTGCTCCATAATAGCTTGTTCAGTTGCATCGAATTCAATATTTCTTCGACTCATAACTAATCTAGCCGTTTCAAAAGCTTTTTTGGTTACATAAGTTGTAAATCCTGCAGCACCGCCCCAAGAGAAACTCGGAACAAAGTTTCTA encodes the following:
- the abc-f gene encoding ribosomal protection-like ABC-F family protein produces the protein MITVNDISVQFGGTTLFSDVSFAINENDKIALMGKNGAGKSTLLKIIAGVNKPSTGSISAPKEAVIAYLPQHLLTEDGATVMEEASKAFSEVFKMKAEIDEINEQLTVRTDYESDEYMKLIERVSDLSEKFYAIEEINYEAEVEKILVGLGFEREDFTRQTSEFSGGWRMRIELAKILLRKPDLILLDEPTNHMDIESIQWLEDFLLNQAKAVVVISHDRAFVDNITNRTIEVTMGRIYDYKAKYTHYLELRKDRRIHQQKAYDEQQKMIAENRAFIERFKGTFSKTDAVQSRVKMLEKLEIVQVDEVDTSALRLKFPPAARSGQYPVVVKEMSKSYGDHVVFKDANIVIERGQKVAFVGKNGEGKSTMIKAIMKEIGVDSGSVEIGHNAQIGYFAQNQAALLDENATIFETIDGIAVGDIRTQIKNILGAFMFQGDDITKKVKVLSGGEKTRLAMIKLLLEPVNLLILDEPSNHLDMKTKDIIKDALRDFDGTLILVSHDRDFLDGLATKVFEFGNKRVKEHFEDVAGFLAHKKMDSMREIEK
- a CDS encoding PepSY-like domain-containing protein is translated as MKANLNLTFYLIAGLLFGLSANAQKTVIKKEALPANAQTFLKTHFGSKKPSYILEEKEFLSTEYNVQFDKQLEIEFDKKGNWKEVDGKNSRIPKSIIPKKIASYIKINFPKEKVTKIEIESSGYETKLSNGLELKFNLKEDFIKIDK